A single genomic interval of Numenius arquata chromosome 14, bNumArq3.hap1.1, whole genome shotgun sequence harbors:
- the MEIOB gene encoding meiosis-specific with OB domain-containing protein: MAYSSSTRDFVALSDLHPNLARPNVIGVVIGKTDVRSFPDRKNIGSERYTFTFTIRDSPTYFINVNPWGREEYIRSLSESFRVGDCVTIENPLIQSKEAEREEKFNPVTPSCYKLLLSENHSVVKTSSCYETDTKLLSLLHLPVKDPQDYYSLGDIIANGQSLDGRILNVLAAVMSVGEPKYFMTSDKRKGQRCEVKLYDETEMSFPIVCWDNESIQLAQTWIPRETVIFASDVRINFDKFRNCMTATVISKTIITTNPETAEANVLFSFIKESAQFGALHDKMEEQSKESVNLETIVDVYTVEQLKEKALQSDGKLEPVYGIIYGYISTLDIDDNASKVIRNRCSICRFIVNEMSNTCTFCSDVSSDLKSTFASFDILVDLTDHTGTLYSCYLSDCVAEETLGCTVHEFLALTGDKTTALKWQLLLERSKIYFKVTLSPSWRTGLKVNVLSCKPADPAEASQSLLGKETGNKRLHY, translated from the exons ATGGCTTATTCTAGTTCAACACGGGACTTTGTTGCACTTTCAGATCTGCATCCAAATCTTGCTCGTCCT aATGTAATCGGTGTGGTTATTGGGAAAACAGATGTCAGAAGCTTTCCAGACAGAAAAA ACATTGGGTCTGAAAGATACACCTTCACTTTTACTATTCGTGATTCACCGACTTACTTTATAAATGTGAATCCTTGGGGTAGAGAAGAATATATTAGATCACTTTCAGAAAGCTTTAGAGTTGGTGACTGTG ttacaATTGAAAATCCTTTAATTCAGTCAAAGGAAgcggaaagagaagaaaaattcaacCCTGTAACTCCTag TTGCTACAAATTACTGCTCAGTGAAAATCATTCCGTGGTCAAAACTTCTTCCTGTTATGAAACGGACACCAAACTACTTTCTCTGTTGCATCTGCCTGTCAAGGACCCTCAGGATTATTATTCACTGGGTGATATTATTGCAAATGGACAAAGCCTCGATGGAAGAATCCTTAATGTGCTTGCAGCTGTAATGTCA GTTGGGGAACCAAAGTATTTTATGActtcagacaaaagaaaaggTCAGAGGTGTGAAGTAAAGCTGTATGATGAAACAGAGATGTCTTTCCCAATAGTATG ttgGGATAATGAATCTATCCAGCTTGCACAGACTTGGATCCCACGAGAAACAG TAATATTTGCATCAGATGTGAGAATAAATTTTGACAAATTTAGGAACTGTATGACTGCAACTGTGATATCAAAAACCATCATTACAACTAATCCAG aaaCAGCAGAAGCAAATGTTCTCTTCAGCTTCATAAAGGAGAGTGCTCAATTTGGAGCTTTGCATGATAAAATGGAGGAGCAGTCAAAAGAATCTGTTAACT TGGAGACTATAGTTGATGTCTATACTGTggaacagctgaaagaaaaagctttacagAGTGATGGGAAACTTGAACCAGTCTATGGCATTATTTATGGCTACATTTCTACACTGGACATTGATGATAATGCATCTAAAGTTATTCGCAACAGATG TTCAATATGCCGTTTTATAGTGAATGAAATGTCAAACACATGCACTTTCTGCAGTGACGTCTCTTCAGATTTAAAGTCAACTTTTGCAAGCTTTGACATACTCGTTGATCTGACAGATCACACAGGCACTCTTTATTCTTGTTACCTCTCTGACTGTGTAGCTGAGGAAACATTAGGCTGCACA GTCCATGAGTTCCTCGCTCTAACAGGAGACAAGACGACTGCATTGAAATGGCAACTTCTTTTGGAACGaagcaagatttattttaaa GTTACTTTGTCACCCAGTTGGAGAACCGGACTGAAAGTGAATGTTCTTTCATGC